In Gossypium raimondii isolate GPD5lz chromosome 12, ASM2569854v1, whole genome shotgun sequence, a single window of DNA contains:
- the LOC105764421 gene encoding homeobox-leucine zipper protein HDG2 isoform X2, with protein sequence MPAGVMVPTRNMPSMISGNGNVGGFGTISGLTLGQPNNNMMEGQLHPFEMTQNTSESEIARMRDEEFDSALKSGSENHEGVSGDDDQDTRPNKKKRYHRHTQHQIQEMEAFFKECPHPDDKQRKELGRVLGLEPLQVKFWFQNKRTQMKTQHERQENSQLRAENEKLRADNMRYREALSTASCPNCGGPTAVGQMSFDEHHLRLENARLREEIDRISAIAAKYVGKPVVSYPLLSSPMTPRPLDFGSQTGSGEMYGAGELLRSINAPAEADKPMIIELAVAAMEELVKMAQVGEPLWMTSLDGSTSVLNEEEYIRTFPRGIGPKPTGFKGEASKETCVVIMNHISLVEILMDVHQWSTVFSAIVSKASTLDVLSTGIAGNYNGALQVMTAEFQVPSPLVPTRESYYVRYCKHDAEGTWAVVDVSLDNIRPNPAMRCRRRPSGCLIQEMPNGYSKVTWIEHVEIDDRGVHNLYKQLVSSGHAFGAKRWIATLDRQCERLASLMATNIPTGDAGVITNQDGRKSMLKLAERMVISFCAGVGASTAHTWTTLSGTGADDVRVMTRKSVDDPGRPPGIVLSAATSFWLPVSPKRVFDFLRDENSRNEWDILSNGGVAQEMAHIANGRDTGNCVSLLRVNSANSSQTNMLILQESCTDPTASFVIYAPVDIVAMNVVLNGGDPDYVALLPSGFAILPDGSSGSTGSGMADAGGSSGGSLLTVAFQILVDSVPTAKLSLGSVATVNNLIACTVERIKASLSCENA encoded by the exons ATGCCGGCCGGTGTAATGGTTCCGACGAGAAACATGCCGTCAATGATCAGTGGAAACGGGAATGTTGGTGGCTTCGGAACTATCTCAGGACTTACCCTTGGTCAG CCTAATAACAACATGATGGAAGGTCAGCTCCACCCTTTTGAGATGACCCAAAACACTTCTGAAAGTGAAATTGCTCGAATGAGAGATGAAGAATTCGACAGTGCACTCAAATCTGGCAGCGAAAATCATGAAGGTGTGTCTGGGGATGATGATCAAGATACTCGTCCTAACAAAAAGAAGCGTTACCATCGACATACCCAGCATCAGATTCAAGAAATGGAGGC GTTTTTCAAAGAGTGCCCGCACCCAGATGACAAGCAAAGGAAGGAACTTGGGCGTGTATTAGGGTTAGAACCATTGCAAGTTAAATTTTGGTTCCAAAACAAGCGCACCCAAATGAAG ACCCAGCATGAACGGCAAGAGAACTCGCAACTTCGAGCCGAGAACGAAAAGCTAAGGGCTGATAACATGAGATATAGGGAAGCTCTTAGCACCGCTTCATGCCCGAATTGTGGTGGTCCAACTGCTGTAGGACAAATGTCCTTTGATGAACATCATCTCAGGCTTGAAAATGCTCGGTTAAGAGAAGAG ATTGATCGTATATCAGCAATAGCTGCAAAGTATGTTGGGAAGCCAGTGGTGAGTTATCCTCTTCTCTCTTCTCCTATGACTCCTCGACCACTTGATTTCGGTTCACAAACTGGCTCCGGAGAGATGTATGGTGCTGGGGAACTTCTTAGGTCGATAAATGCGCCTGCGGAGGCTGATAAGCCAATGATTATTGAGCTTGCCGTTGCAGCTATGGAGGAACTAGTTAAAATGGCTCAAGTGGGTGAACCATTGTGGATGACCAGTCTTGATGGCTCAACCTCCGTGCTTAATGAAGAGGAGTATATTAGGACTTTTCCTAGAGGAATTGGACCAAAGCCTACCGGCTTCAAAGGCGAAGCTTCAAAAGAAACTTGTGTTGTTATCATGAACCACATTAGCCTCGTTGAGATTCTCATGGATGTG CACCAGTGGTCTACTGTGTTCTCGGCAATAGTTTCAAAGGCTTCCACTTTGGATGTCCTATCAACAGGGATTGCAGGGAACTATAACGGAGCCCTACAAGTg ATGACAGCTGAATTCCAAGTTCCTTCACCTCTTGTTCCAACCCGAGAGAGTTATTATGTAAGATACTGCAAACATGATGCAGAGGGAACATGGGCTGTGGTTGATGTTTCATTGGATAATATACGCCCTAATCCAGCAATGAGATGCCGACGAAGACCATCTGGATGTTTAATTCAAGAAATGCCCAATGGGTACTCAAAG GTTACATGGATTGAACATGTTGAAATTGACGATCGAGGTGTTCACAATCTTTACAAGCAGCTAGTAAGTTCGGGCCATGCTTTCGGAGCCAAACGTTGGATTGCTACTTTGGATCGACAGTGTGAGAGGCTTGCAAGTCTCATGGCTACTAACATTCCTACTGGTGATGCTGGGG TCATAACAAACCAAGATGGGAGGAAGAGCATGCTGAAGCTAGCCGAGCGAATGGTGATCAGTTTCTGTGCCGGAGTGGGTGCCTCGACAGCTCACACATGGACGACATTATCGGGAACTGGGGCGGATGATGTAAGGGTAATGACCAGAAAGAGTGTGGATGATCCAGGCAGACCTCCTGGGATTGTGCTAAGTGCTGCTACTTCCTTCTGGCTTCCAGTTTCACCCAAGAGGGTATTCGATTTCCTCAGAGATGAGAATTCTCGAAATGAG TGGGATATTCTTTCTAATGGTGGAGTTGCCCAAGAAATGGCTCACATTGCTAATGGCAGGGATACAGGCAATTGTGTTTCACTACTTCGAGTCAAT AGTGCAAATTCAAGCCAAACCAACATGCTGATATTACAAGAGAGTTGCACTGATCCAACAGCTTCATTTGTAATCTATGCTCCTGTCGACATTGTTGCAATGAATGTGGTTCTAAACGGTGGCGACCCTGACTATGTCGCCCTTCTTCCATCGGGTTTCGCTATTCTTCCGGATGGGAGTAGTGGGAGCACTGGAAGCGGCATGGCTGATGCGGGTGGCAGCTCTGGTGGATCACTTCTAACTGTTGCGTTTCAGATTTTGGTGGACTCAGTTCCTACTGCAAAACTATCTCTTGGATCGGTTGCGACAGTTAACAATTTGATTGCATGTACGGTTGAAAGGATAAAAGCTTCTCTATCATGCGAGAATGCATGA
- the LOC105764421 gene encoding homeobox-leucine zipper protein HDG2 isoform X1: MPAGVMVPTRNMPSMISGNGNVGGFGTISGLTLGQQPNNNMMEGQLHPFEMTQNTSESEIARMRDEEFDSALKSGSENHEGVSGDDDQDTRPNKKKRYHRHTQHQIQEMEAFFKECPHPDDKQRKELGRVLGLEPLQVKFWFQNKRTQMKTQHERQENSQLRAENEKLRADNMRYREALSTASCPNCGGPTAVGQMSFDEHHLRLENARLREEIDRISAIAAKYVGKPVVSYPLLSSPMTPRPLDFGSQTGSGEMYGAGELLRSINAPAEADKPMIIELAVAAMEELVKMAQVGEPLWMTSLDGSTSVLNEEEYIRTFPRGIGPKPTGFKGEASKETCVVIMNHISLVEILMDVHQWSTVFSAIVSKASTLDVLSTGIAGNYNGALQVMTAEFQVPSPLVPTRESYYVRYCKHDAEGTWAVVDVSLDNIRPNPAMRCRRRPSGCLIQEMPNGYSKVTWIEHVEIDDRGVHNLYKQLVSSGHAFGAKRWIATLDRQCERLASLMATNIPTGDAGVITNQDGRKSMLKLAERMVISFCAGVGASTAHTWTTLSGTGADDVRVMTRKSVDDPGRPPGIVLSAATSFWLPVSPKRVFDFLRDENSRNEWDILSNGGVAQEMAHIANGRDTGNCVSLLRVNSANSSQTNMLILQESCTDPTASFVIYAPVDIVAMNVVLNGGDPDYVALLPSGFAILPDGSSGSTGSGMADAGGSSGGSLLTVAFQILVDSVPTAKLSLGSVATVNNLIACTVERIKASLSCENA; the protein is encoded by the exons ATGCCGGCCGGTGTAATGGTTCCGACGAGAAACATGCCGTCAATGATCAGTGGAAACGGGAATGTTGGTGGCTTCGGAACTATCTCAGGACTTACCCTTGGTCAG CAGCCTAATAACAACATGATGGAAGGTCAGCTCCACCCTTTTGAGATGACCCAAAACACTTCTGAAAGTGAAATTGCTCGAATGAGAGATGAAGAATTCGACAGTGCACTCAAATCTGGCAGCGAAAATCATGAAGGTGTGTCTGGGGATGATGATCAAGATACTCGTCCTAACAAAAAGAAGCGTTACCATCGACATACCCAGCATCAGATTCAAGAAATGGAGGC GTTTTTCAAAGAGTGCCCGCACCCAGATGACAAGCAAAGGAAGGAACTTGGGCGTGTATTAGGGTTAGAACCATTGCAAGTTAAATTTTGGTTCCAAAACAAGCGCACCCAAATGAAG ACCCAGCATGAACGGCAAGAGAACTCGCAACTTCGAGCCGAGAACGAAAAGCTAAGGGCTGATAACATGAGATATAGGGAAGCTCTTAGCACCGCTTCATGCCCGAATTGTGGTGGTCCAACTGCTGTAGGACAAATGTCCTTTGATGAACATCATCTCAGGCTTGAAAATGCTCGGTTAAGAGAAGAG ATTGATCGTATATCAGCAATAGCTGCAAAGTATGTTGGGAAGCCAGTGGTGAGTTATCCTCTTCTCTCTTCTCCTATGACTCCTCGACCACTTGATTTCGGTTCACAAACTGGCTCCGGAGAGATGTATGGTGCTGGGGAACTTCTTAGGTCGATAAATGCGCCTGCGGAGGCTGATAAGCCAATGATTATTGAGCTTGCCGTTGCAGCTATGGAGGAACTAGTTAAAATGGCTCAAGTGGGTGAACCATTGTGGATGACCAGTCTTGATGGCTCAACCTCCGTGCTTAATGAAGAGGAGTATATTAGGACTTTTCCTAGAGGAATTGGACCAAAGCCTACCGGCTTCAAAGGCGAAGCTTCAAAAGAAACTTGTGTTGTTATCATGAACCACATTAGCCTCGTTGAGATTCTCATGGATGTG CACCAGTGGTCTACTGTGTTCTCGGCAATAGTTTCAAAGGCTTCCACTTTGGATGTCCTATCAACAGGGATTGCAGGGAACTATAACGGAGCCCTACAAGTg ATGACAGCTGAATTCCAAGTTCCTTCACCTCTTGTTCCAACCCGAGAGAGTTATTATGTAAGATACTGCAAACATGATGCAGAGGGAACATGGGCTGTGGTTGATGTTTCATTGGATAATATACGCCCTAATCCAGCAATGAGATGCCGACGAAGACCATCTGGATGTTTAATTCAAGAAATGCCCAATGGGTACTCAAAG GTTACATGGATTGAACATGTTGAAATTGACGATCGAGGTGTTCACAATCTTTACAAGCAGCTAGTAAGTTCGGGCCATGCTTTCGGAGCCAAACGTTGGATTGCTACTTTGGATCGACAGTGTGAGAGGCTTGCAAGTCTCATGGCTACTAACATTCCTACTGGTGATGCTGGGG TCATAACAAACCAAGATGGGAGGAAGAGCATGCTGAAGCTAGCCGAGCGAATGGTGATCAGTTTCTGTGCCGGAGTGGGTGCCTCGACAGCTCACACATGGACGACATTATCGGGAACTGGGGCGGATGATGTAAGGGTAATGACCAGAAAGAGTGTGGATGATCCAGGCAGACCTCCTGGGATTGTGCTAAGTGCTGCTACTTCCTTCTGGCTTCCAGTTTCACCCAAGAGGGTATTCGATTTCCTCAGAGATGAGAATTCTCGAAATGAG TGGGATATTCTTTCTAATGGTGGAGTTGCCCAAGAAATGGCTCACATTGCTAATGGCAGGGATACAGGCAATTGTGTTTCACTACTTCGAGTCAAT AGTGCAAATTCAAGCCAAACCAACATGCTGATATTACAAGAGAGTTGCACTGATCCAACAGCTTCATTTGTAATCTATGCTCCTGTCGACATTGTTGCAATGAATGTGGTTCTAAACGGTGGCGACCCTGACTATGTCGCCCTTCTTCCATCGGGTTTCGCTATTCTTCCGGATGGGAGTAGTGGGAGCACTGGAAGCGGCATGGCTGATGCGGGTGGCAGCTCTGGTGGATCACTTCTAACTGTTGCGTTTCAGATTTTGGTGGACTCAGTTCCTACTGCAAAACTATCTCTTGGATCGGTTGCGACAGTTAACAATTTGATTGCATGTACGGTTGAAAGGATAAAAGCTTCTCTATCATGCGAGAATGCATGA
- the LOC105764421 gene encoding homeobox-leucine zipper protein HDG2 isoform X3, protein MLVASELSQDLPLVRYNMFQQPNNNMMEGQLHPFEMTQNTSESEIARMRDEEFDSALKSGSENHEGVSGDDDQDTRPNKKKRYHRHTQHQIQEMEAFFKECPHPDDKQRKELGRVLGLEPLQVKFWFQNKRTQMKTQHERQENSQLRAENEKLRADNMRYREALSTASCPNCGGPTAVGQMSFDEHHLRLENARLREEIDRISAIAAKYVGKPVVSYPLLSSPMTPRPLDFGSQTGSGEMYGAGELLRSINAPAEADKPMIIELAVAAMEELVKMAQVGEPLWMTSLDGSTSVLNEEEYIRTFPRGIGPKPTGFKGEASKETCVVIMNHISLVEILMDVHQWSTVFSAIVSKASTLDVLSTGIAGNYNGALQVMTAEFQVPSPLVPTRESYYVRYCKHDAEGTWAVVDVSLDNIRPNPAMRCRRRPSGCLIQEMPNGYSKVTWIEHVEIDDRGVHNLYKQLVSSGHAFGAKRWIATLDRQCERLASLMATNIPTGDAGVITNQDGRKSMLKLAERMVISFCAGVGASTAHTWTTLSGTGADDVRVMTRKSVDDPGRPPGIVLSAATSFWLPVSPKRVFDFLRDENSRNEWDILSNGGVAQEMAHIANGRDTGNCVSLLRVNSANSSQTNMLILQESCTDPTASFVIYAPVDIVAMNVVLNGGDPDYVALLPSGFAILPDGSSGSTGSGMADAGGSSGGSLLTVAFQILVDSVPTAKLSLGSVATVNNLIACTVERIKASLSCENA, encoded by the exons ATGTTGGTGGCTTCGGAACTATCTCAGGACTTACCCTTGGTCAG ATATAATATGTTCCAGCAGCCTAATAACAACATGATGGAAGGTCAGCTCCACCCTTTTGAGATGACCCAAAACACTTCTGAAAGTGAAATTGCTCGAATGAGAGATGAAGAATTCGACAGTGCACTCAAATCTGGCAGCGAAAATCATGAAGGTGTGTCTGGGGATGATGATCAAGATACTCGTCCTAACAAAAAGAAGCGTTACCATCGACATACCCAGCATCAGATTCAAGAAATGGAGGC GTTTTTCAAAGAGTGCCCGCACCCAGATGACAAGCAAAGGAAGGAACTTGGGCGTGTATTAGGGTTAGAACCATTGCAAGTTAAATTTTGGTTCCAAAACAAGCGCACCCAAATGAAG ACCCAGCATGAACGGCAAGAGAACTCGCAACTTCGAGCCGAGAACGAAAAGCTAAGGGCTGATAACATGAGATATAGGGAAGCTCTTAGCACCGCTTCATGCCCGAATTGTGGTGGTCCAACTGCTGTAGGACAAATGTCCTTTGATGAACATCATCTCAGGCTTGAAAATGCTCGGTTAAGAGAAGAG ATTGATCGTATATCAGCAATAGCTGCAAAGTATGTTGGGAAGCCAGTGGTGAGTTATCCTCTTCTCTCTTCTCCTATGACTCCTCGACCACTTGATTTCGGTTCACAAACTGGCTCCGGAGAGATGTATGGTGCTGGGGAACTTCTTAGGTCGATAAATGCGCCTGCGGAGGCTGATAAGCCAATGATTATTGAGCTTGCCGTTGCAGCTATGGAGGAACTAGTTAAAATGGCTCAAGTGGGTGAACCATTGTGGATGACCAGTCTTGATGGCTCAACCTCCGTGCTTAATGAAGAGGAGTATATTAGGACTTTTCCTAGAGGAATTGGACCAAAGCCTACCGGCTTCAAAGGCGAAGCTTCAAAAGAAACTTGTGTTGTTATCATGAACCACATTAGCCTCGTTGAGATTCTCATGGATGTG CACCAGTGGTCTACTGTGTTCTCGGCAATAGTTTCAAAGGCTTCCACTTTGGATGTCCTATCAACAGGGATTGCAGGGAACTATAACGGAGCCCTACAAGTg ATGACAGCTGAATTCCAAGTTCCTTCACCTCTTGTTCCAACCCGAGAGAGTTATTATGTAAGATACTGCAAACATGATGCAGAGGGAACATGGGCTGTGGTTGATGTTTCATTGGATAATATACGCCCTAATCCAGCAATGAGATGCCGACGAAGACCATCTGGATGTTTAATTCAAGAAATGCCCAATGGGTACTCAAAG GTTACATGGATTGAACATGTTGAAATTGACGATCGAGGTGTTCACAATCTTTACAAGCAGCTAGTAAGTTCGGGCCATGCTTTCGGAGCCAAACGTTGGATTGCTACTTTGGATCGACAGTGTGAGAGGCTTGCAAGTCTCATGGCTACTAACATTCCTACTGGTGATGCTGGGG TCATAACAAACCAAGATGGGAGGAAGAGCATGCTGAAGCTAGCCGAGCGAATGGTGATCAGTTTCTGTGCCGGAGTGGGTGCCTCGACAGCTCACACATGGACGACATTATCGGGAACTGGGGCGGATGATGTAAGGGTAATGACCAGAAAGAGTGTGGATGATCCAGGCAGACCTCCTGGGATTGTGCTAAGTGCTGCTACTTCCTTCTGGCTTCCAGTTTCACCCAAGAGGGTATTCGATTTCCTCAGAGATGAGAATTCTCGAAATGAG TGGGATATTCTTTCTAATGGTGGAGTTGCCCAAGAAATGGCTCACATTGCTAATGGCAGGGATACAGGCAATTGTGTTTCACTACTTCGAGTCAAT AGTGCAAATTCAAGCCAAACCAACATGCTGATATTACAAGAGAGTTGCACTGATCCAACAGCTTCATTTGTAATCTATGCTCCTGTCGACATTGTTGCAATGAATGTGGTTCTAAACGGTGGCGACCCTGACTATGTCGCCCTTCTTCCATCGGGTTTCGCTATTCTTCCGGATGGGAGTAGTGGGAGCACTGGAAGCGGCATGGCTGATGCGGGTGGCAGCTCTGGTGGATCACTTCTAACTGTTGCGTTTCAGATTTTGGTGGACTCAGTTCCTACTGCAAAACTATCTCTTGGATCGGTTGCGACAGTTAACAATTTGATTGCATGTACGGTTGAAAGGATAAAAGCTTCTCTATCATGCGAGAATGCATGA
- the LOC105764424 gene encoding uncharacterized protein LOC105764424 isoform X3, whose translation MENMGVLGKVVDYLLLLSFFSITLTAQLDIPESILPHAYNPFYQVYTTLTQDYLVLEQPAFFKALMTLELVYQLPLALLNIYGLLYSKPWFNTTCLLFGASIVASTTAMVGDILNSQKASANLMAMYYPPFLPLGVLAIVRGVVGQSSKAAPSIGNGPSSAVKKRA comes from the exons ATGGAAAACATGGGAGTTTTAGGCAAGGTGGTGGATTACCTTCTATTGTTATCATTCTTCAGCATCACATTAACAGCTCAGTTGGACATCCCCGAGTCCATCCTCCCCCACGCCTACAATCCCTTCTATCAAGTTTATACCACGTTAACCCAAGATTATTTGGTGCTTGAGCAGCCTGCTTTTTTCAAGGCACTTATGACGTTGGAACTTGTTTACCAACTCCCTCTCGCTTTGCTTAACATCTATGGGTTGTTATACTCTAAGCCCTGGTTCAACACCACCTGCCTCCTCTTTGGTGCCTCTATCGTTGCCTCTACg ACAGCTATGGTGGGAGACATTCTCAATTCCCAGAAGGCATCAGCCAATTTGATGGCCATGTATTATCCACCGTTTCTTCCATTAGGGGTTCTGGCCATAGTGCGAGGGGTGGTTGGACAATCGAGCAAGGCTGCTCCATCCATTGGCAATGGACCTTCGTCGGCTGTGAAAAAGAGGGCTTAA